The following proteins come from a genomic window of Diorhabda carinulata isolate Delta chromosome X, icDioCari1.1, whole genome shotgun sequence:
- the LOC130902073 gene encoding serine-rich adhesin for platelets-like — translation MTEITTERVKTDIIEGTTEEMITEDDDIKTTIGNSTESTSTLGVSTDTTSIDECSFNSDPNYFTCTVKGRFRNANDKTCQTYFWCYILSSGRVIQTKYSCPTNSYFNPEKQLCDADYDCPCSSSETTTTEAITTQEMTEITTERVKTDIIEGTTEEMITEDDDIKTTIGNSTESTSTLGVSTDTTSIDECSFNSDPNYFTCTVKGRFRNANDKTCQTYFLCNILSSGRVIQTKYSCPTNSYFNPEKQLCDADYDCPCSSSETTTTEAITTQEMTEITTERVKTDIIEGTTEEIITEDDDIKTTIGNSTESTSTLGVSTDTTSIDECSFNSDPNYFTCTVKGRFRNANDKTCQTYFLCNILSSGRVIQTKYSCPTNSYFNPEKQLCDADYDCPCSSSETTTTEAITTQEMTEITTERVKTDIIEGTTEEMITEDDDIKTTIGNSTESTSTLGVSTDTTSIDECSFNSDPNYFTCTVKGRFRNANDKTCQTYFLCNILSSGRVIQTKYSCPTNSYFNPEKQLCDADYDCPCSSSETTTTEAITTQEMTEITTERVKTDIIEGTTEEMITEDDDIKTTIGNSTESTSTLGVSTDTTSIDECSFNSDPNYFTCTVKGRFRNANDKTCQTYFLCNILSSGRVIQTKYSCPTNSYFNPEKQLCDADYDCPCSSSETTTTEAITTQEMTEITTERVKTDIIEGTTEEMITEDDDIKTTIGNSTESTSTLGVSTDTTSIDECSFNSDPNYFTCTVQGRFRNANDKTCQTYFLCNILSSGRVIQTKYSCPTYSYFNPEKQLCDADYDCPCSSSETTTTEAITTQEMTEITTERVKTDIIEGTTEEMITEDDDIKTTIGNSTESTSTLGVSTDTTSIDECSFNSDPNYFTCTVKGRFRNANDKTCQTYFWCYILSSGRVIQTKYSCPTNSYFNPEKQLCDADYDCPCSSSETTTTEAITTQEMTEITTERVKTDIIEGTTEEIITEDDDIKTTIGNSTESTSTLGVSTDTTSIDECSFNSDPNYFTCTVQGRFRNANDKTCQTYFLCNILSSGRVIQTKYSCPTNSYFNPEKQLCDADYDCPCSSSETTTTEAITTQEMTEITTERVKTDIIEGTTEEMITEDDDIKTTIGNSTESTSTLGVSTDTTSIDECSFNSDPNYFTCTVKGRFRNANDKTCQTYFWCYILSSGRVIQTKYSCPTNSYFNPEKQLCDADYDCPCSSSETTTTEAITTQEMTEITTERVKTDIIEGTTEEIITEDDDIKTTIGNSTESTSTLGVSTDTTSIDECSFNSDPNYFTCTVKGRFRNANDKTCQTYFWCYILSSGRVIQTKYSCPTNSYFNPEKQLCDADYDCPCSSSETTTTEAITTQEMTEITTERVKTDIIEGTTEEMITEDDDIKTTIGNSTESTSTLGVSTDTTSIDECSFNSDPNYFTCTVKGRFRNANDKTCQTYFLCNILSSGRVIQTKYSCPTNSYFNPEKQLCDADYDCPCSSSETTTTEAITTQEMTEFTCTVKGRFRNANDKTCQTYFLCNILSSGRVIQTKYSCPTNSYFNPEKQLCDAGYKCQCSS, via the exons ATGACTGAAATCACCACAGAAAGAGTTAAAACCGACATAATCGAAGGAACTACAGAAGAAATGATTACTGAAGATGATGATATCAAAACTACAATAGGAAATTCAACGGAATCAACCAGCACTTTGGGGGTTTCTACTGATACTACCTCTATTGATGAATGTTCTTTCAATTCTGATCCAAATTACTTCACGTGTACTGTTAAAGGTAGATTCAGAAATGCAAACGACAAGACTTGTCAAACTTATTTCTGGTGTTACATTCTGAGTAGTGGTCGTGTCATACAAACCAAATATTCTTGTCCAACTAATTCTTATTTCAATCCCGAAAAGCAACTTTGCGATGCAGATTATGATTGTCCTTGTTCTTCATCAGAAACCACTACAACTGAAGCGATCACGACACAAGAAATGACTGAAATCACCACAGAAAGAGTTAAAACCGACATAATCGAAGGAACTACAGAAGAAATGATTACTGAAGATGATGATATCAAAACTACAATAGGAAATTCAACGGAATCAACCAGCACTTTGGGGGTTTCTACTGATACTACGTCTATTGATGAATGTTCTTTCAATTCTGATCCAAATTACTTCACCTGTACTGTTAAAGGTAGATTCAGAAATGCAAACGACAAGACTTGTCAAACTTATTTCTTGTGTAACATCCTGAGTAGTGGTCGTGTCATACAAACCAAATATTCTTGTCCAACTAATTCTTATTTCAATCCCGAAAAGCAACTTTGCGATGCAGATTATGATTGTCCTTGTTCTTCATCAGAAACCACTACAACTGAAGCGATCACGACACAAGAAATGACTGAAATCACCACAGAAAGAGTTAAAACCGACATAATCGAAGGAACTACAGAAGAAATTATTACTGAAGATGATGATATCAAAACTACAATAGGAAATTCAACGGAATCAACCAGCACTTTGGGGGTTTCTACTGATACTACGTCTATTGATGAATGTTCTTTCAATTCTGATCCAAATTACTTCACCTGTACTGTTAAAGGTAGATTCAGAAATGCAAACGACAAGACTTGTCAAACTTATTTCTTGTGTAACATCCTGAGTAGTGGTCGTGTCATACAAACCAAATATTCTTGTCCAACTAATTCTTATTTCAATCCCGAAAAGCAACTTTGCGATGCAGATTATGATTGTCCTTGTTCTTCATCAGAAACCACTACAACTGAAGCGATCACGACACAAGAAATGACTGAAATCACCACAGAAAGAGTTAAAACCGACATAATCGAAGGAACTACAGAAGAAATGATTACTGAAGATGATGATATCAAAACTACAATAGGAAATTCAACGGAATCAACCAGCACTTTGGGGGTTTCTACTGATACTACGTCTATTGATGAATGTTCTTTCAATTCTGATCCAAATTACTTCACCTGTACTGTTAAAGGTAGATTCAGAAATGCAAACGACAAGACTTGTCAAACTTATTTCTTGTGTAACATCCTGAGTAGTGGTCGTGTCATACAAACCAAATATTCTTGTCCAACTAATTCTTATTTCAATCCCGAAAAGCAACTTTGCGATGCAGATTATGATTGTCCTTGTTCTTCATCAGAAACCACTACAACTGAAGCGATCACGACACAAGAAATGACTGAAATCACCACAGAAAGAGTTAAAACCGACATAATCGAAGGAACTACAGAAGAAATGATTACTGAAGATGATGATATCAAAACTACAATAGGAAATTCAACGGAATCAACCAGCACTTTGGGGGTTTCTACTGATACTACGTCTATTGATGAATGTTCTTTCAATTCTGATCCAAATTACTTCACCTGTACTGTTAAAGGTAGATTCAGAAATGCAAACGACAAGACTTGTCAAACTTATTTCTTGTGTAACATCCTGAGTAGTGGTCGTGTCATACAAACCAAATATTCTTGTCCAACTAATTCTTATTTCAATCCCGAAAAGCAACTTTGCGATGCAGATTATGATTGTCCTTGTTCTTCATCAGAAACCACTACAACTGAAGCGATCACGACACAAGAAATGACTGAAATCACCACAGAAAGAGTTAAAACCGACATAATCGAAGGAACTACAGAAGAAATGATTACTGAAGATGATGATATCAAAACTACAATAGGAAATTCAACGGAATCAACCAGCACTTTGGGGGTTTCTACTGATACTACCTCTATTGATGAATGTTCTTTCAATTCTGATCCAAATTACTTCACCTGTACTGTTCAAGGTAGATTCAGAAATGCAAACGACAAGACTTGTCAGACTTATTTCTTGTGTAACATCCTGAGTAGTGGTCGTGTCATACAAACCAAATATTCTTGTCCAACTTATTCTTATTTCAATCCCGAAAAGCAACTTTGCGATGCAGATTATGATTGTCCTTGTTCTTCATCAGAAACCACTACAACTGAAGCGATCACGACACAAGAAATGACTGAAATCACCACAGAAAGAGTTAAAACCGACATAATCGAAGGAACTACAGAAGAAATGATTACTGAAGATGATGATATCAAAACTACAATAGGAAATTCAACGGAATCAACCAGCACTTTGGGGGTTTCTACTGATACTACCTCTATTGATGAATGTTCTTTCAATTCTGATCCAAATTACTTCACGTGTACTGTTAAAGGTAGATTCAGAAATGCAAACGACAAGACTTGTCAAACTTATTTCTGGTGTTACATTCTGAGTAGTGGTCGTGTCATACAAACCAAATATTCTTGTCCAACTAATTCTTATTTCAATCCCGAAAAGCAACTTTGCGATGCAGATTATGATTGTCCTTGTTCTTCATCAGAAACCACTACAACTGAAGCGATCACGACACAAGAAATGACTGAAATCACCACAGAAAGAGTTAAAACCGACATAATCGAAGGAACTACAGAAGAAATTATTACTGAAGATGATGATATCAAAACTACAATAGGAAATTCAACGGAATCAACCAGCACTTTGGGGGTTTCTACTGATACTACCTCTATTGATGAATGTTCTTTCAATTCTGATCCAAATTACTTCACCTGTACTGTTCAAGGTAGATTCAGAAATGCAAACGACAAGACTTGTCAGACTTATTTCTTGTGTAACATCCTGAGTAGTGGTCGTGTCATACAAACCAAATATTCTTGTCCAACTAATTCTTATTTCAATCCCGAAAAGCAACTTTGCGATGCAGATTATGATTGTCCTTGTTCTTCATCAGAAACCACTACAACTGAAGCGATCACGACACAAGAAATGACTGAAATCACCACAGAAAGAGTTAAAACCGACATAATCGAAGGAACTACAGAAGAAATGATTACTGAAGATGATGATATCAAAACTACAATAGGAAATTCAACGGAATCAACCAGCACTTTGGGGGTTTCTACTGATACTACCTCTATTGATGAATGTTCTTTCAATTCTGATCCAAATTACTTCACGTGTACTGTTAAAGGTAGATTCAGAAATGCAAACGACAAGACTTGTCAAACTTATTTCTGGTGTTACATTCTGAGTAGTGGTCGTGTCATACAAACCAAATATTCTTGTCCAACTAATTCTTATTTCAATCCCGAAAAGCAACTTTGCGATGCAGATTATGATTGTCCTTGTTCTTCATCAGAAACCACTACAACTGAAGCGATCACGACACAAGAAATGACTGAAATCACCACAGAAAGAGTTAAAACCGACATAATCGAAGGAACTACAGAAGAAATTATTACTGAAGATGATGATATCAAAACTACAATAGGAAATTCAACGGAATCAACCAGCACTTTGGGGGTTTCTACTGATACTACCTCTATTGATGAATGTTCTTTCAATTCTGATCCAAATTACTTCACCTGTACTGTTAAAGGTAGATTCAGAAATGCAAACGACAAGACTTGTCAAACTTATTTCTGGTGTTACATTCTGAGTAGTGGTCGTGTCATACAAACCAAATATTCTTGTCCAACTAATTCTTATTTCAATCCCGAAAAGCAACTTTGCGATGCAGATTATGATTGTCCTTGTTCTTCATCAGAAACTACAACAACGGAAGCGATTACGACACAAGAAATGACTGAAATCACCACAGAAAGAGTTAAAACCGACATAATCGAAGGAACTACAGAAGAAATGATTACTGAAGATGATGATATCAAAACTACAATAGGAAATTCAACGGAATCAACCAGCACTTTGGGGGTTTCTACTGATACTACCTCTATTGATGAATGTTCTTTCAATTCTGATCCAAATTACTTCACGTGTACTGTTAAAGGTAGATTCAGAAATGCAAACGACAAGACTTGTCAAACTTATTTCTTGTGTAACATCCTGAGTAGTGGTCGTGTCATACAAACCAAATATTCTTGTCCAACTAATTCTTATTTCAATCCCGAAAAGCAACTTTGCGATGCAGATTATGATTGTCCTTGTTCTTCATCAGAAACCACTACAACTGAAGCGATCACGACACAAGAAATGACTGAA TTCACCTGTACTGTTAAAGGTAGATTCAGAAATGCAAACGACAAGACTTGTCAAACTTATTTCTTGTGTAACATCCTGAGTAGTGGTCGTGTCATACAAACCAAATATTCTTGTCCAACTAATTCTTATTTCAATCCCGAAAAGCAACTTTGCGATGCAGGTTATAAATGTCAATGTTCAtcttaa